A portion of the Streptomyces erythrochromogenes genome contains these proteins:
- a CDS encoding NYN domain-containing protein, translating into MRNVLIVDAANVVGSVPDGWWRDRRGAAERLRDRLAARDDGEEIVLVVEGAARGVGSVPGVRVEEAPGSGDDLIVELAAASVHDGCSVVVVTADRELRERVRAHGARCVGPRAVRPVG; encoded by the coding sequence GTGAGGAACGTGCTGATCGTCGATGCCGCGAACGTCGTCGGCTCGGTGCCGGACGGCTGGTGGCGAGACCGGCGCGGCGCGGCCGAACGGTTGCGCGACCGGCTGGCCGCCCGGGACGACGGCGAGGAGATCGTCCTCGTCGTCGAAGGCGCCGCCCGCGGCGTCGGGTCCGTGCCCGGCGTACGGGTCGAGGAGGCGCCCGGCAGCGGTGACGACCTGATCGTGGAGCTGGCCGCGGCCAGTGTGCACGACGGCTGCTCCGTGGTCGTGGTCACGGCCGACCGCGAACTGCGCGAACGGGTCCGGGCGCACGGTGCGCGGTGCGTGGGACCGCGTGCCGTACGCCCGGTGGGCTGA
- a CDS encoding phosphatase domain-containing protein, which produces MSQETLTLHDLLPAQALADSIDAGYVTRKSHPELPLSIYTYTRTAQYERVWDEVTTRCRGLVADDETGAIVALPLPKFFNVGEHESGQPYAPALPDEPFEVYDKVDGSLAIVFHYAGRWRVASKGSFISAQATWAQRRLDGADTAALHPGTTYLAEILYPQNRIVVDYGDRRDLVLLAAFRTDGTEVPLAEAATHWDGIGSVVTVWPAMPLDELLALAESNTLPGGSAANGMDAEGFVLRFASGVRAKAKLSEYVRLHKVLTGVTARDIWRGHGVQRFAGLPAKQLAQGLNCTVADIDAWGGKPLDALLEQVPDEFDHWVRGVIAGLEQAAARHERAIDEAYAGLAHLTADRGAFARAVAQLPDRAVRPAMFMRLDGRPTDLTTWRQVRPDAADPYITDEENRTVSEEDDRTAPATEQTPATERTPATERTPAAAPARAPQPAPRIPAPAADRPDRPAEREAPLPVVHVMTGLPASGKTTAARALQAEAGGRMRRVNLDDLRAMLDLPDPGRGRSFAHEQTVLAIQDAAVRAAVDGGFDVVVDNTHLTKNIPKRLKAAVGGLATFVVHDFTDVPLEECLRRDAARERQVGEEVIRILDEKHRKARKGGWRLTAEWMNGTSGAVAAPPVTPYVPDPALPAAVMCDIDGTLALTGDRGPYDFTRCELDLLNEPVRHALDAFRRADGDVIVLLSGRSEEHRQQTESWLRRHQVPYDELWMRAKGDTRRDDVVKAELFDAHVRHRYAVRVSLDDRDRVVAIWRRMGLPTWQVNYGDF; this is translated from the coding sequence ATGAGCCAGGAGACCCTGACTCTGCATGACCTGCTGCCCGCCCAGGCGCTGGCGGACTCGATCGACGCCGGGTACGTGACCCGAAAGTCGCACCCCGAGCTGCCGCTGTCCATCTACACGTACACGCGGACGGCCCAGTACGAGCGCGTCTGGGACGAGGTCACCACGCGCTGCCGCGGTCTCGTCGCCGACGACGAGACCGGCGCGATCGTCGCCCTGCCGCTGCCGAAGTTCTTCAACGTCGGCGAGCACGAGTCCGGCCAGCCGTACGCCCCGGCCCTCCCCGACGAGCCGTTCGAGGTGTACGACAAGGTCGACGGCAGCCTCGCGATCGTCTTCCACTACGCGGGCCGCTGGCGGGTCGCCTCCAAGGGGTCCTTCATCAGCGCCCAGGCCACCTGGGCACAGCGCCGGCTCGACGGCGCGGACACCGCGGCCCTGCACCCGGGCACCACCTACCTCGCGGAGATCCTCTACCCGCAGAACCGCATCGTCGTCGACTACGGCGACCGGCGCGACCTCGTCCTCCTCGCGGCCTTCCGCACGGACGGCACCGAGGTCCCGCTCGCCGAGGCCGCGACCCACTGGGACGGGATCGGTTCCGTCGTCACGGTGTGGCCCGCCATGCCCCTCGACGAGCTGCTCGCACTGGCCGAGTCCAACACCCTGCCCGGTGGATCCGCCGCCAACGGCATGGACGCGGAGGGCTTCGTCCTGCGCTTCGCCTCCGGCGTGCGCGCCAAGGCCAAGCTGTCCGAGTACGTACGGCTCCACAAGGTGCTCACCGGCGTGACCGCGCGGGACATCTGGCGCGGCCACGGCGTCCAGCGCTTCGCCGGCCTGCCCGCCAAGCAGCTCGCCCAGGGCCTGAACTGCACCGTCGCCGACATCGACGCCTGGGGCGGAAAGCCGCTCGACGCCCTGCTGGAGCAGGTGCCCGACGAGTTCGACCACTGGGTGCGCGGGGTCATCGCCGGCCTGGAGCAGGCCGCCGCCCGCCACGAGCGGGCGATCGACGAGGCCTACGCGGGCCTCGCACACCTGACCGCCGACCGGGGGGCCTTCGCCCGCGCGGTCGCGCAGCTGCCCGACCGCGCCGTCCGGCCCGCGATGTTCATGCGGCTCGACGGCCGGCCGACCGACCTCACGACCTGGCGCCAGGTCCGGCCGGACGCCGCCGACCCGTACATCACCGACGAGGAGAACAGGACCGTGTCCGAGGAGGACGACCGGACCGCGCCCGCGACCGAGCAGACGCCCGCGACCGAGCGGACGCCCGCGACCGAGCGGACGCCCGCCGCCGCGCCCGCCCGCGCCCCGCAGCCGGCGCCACGGATCCCGGCGCCGGCGGCGGACCGGCCCGACCGTCCCGCGGAGCGGGAGGCACCGCTGCCCGTCGTCCACGTCATGACGGGTCTGCCGGCCTCCGGCAAGACGACGGCCGCGCGCGCACTCCAGGCCGAGGCCGGCGGCCGCATGCGCCGCGTCAACCTCGACGACCTTCGGGCCATGCTCGACCTGCCGGACCCCGGGCGGGGCCGCAGCTTCGCCCACGAGCAGACGGTCCTGGCGATCCAGGACGCGGCCGTCCGCGCGGCCGTCGACGGCGGTTTCGACGTGGTCGTCGACAACACCCACCTGACCAAGAACATCCCGAAGCGGCTGAAGGCGGCAGTCGGCGGTCTCGCGACCTTCGTCGTGCACGACTTCACCGACGTCCCGCTGGAGGAGTGCCTGCGCCGGGACGCCGCCCGCGAACGCCAGGTCGGCGAGGAGGTCATCCGCATCCTGGACGAGAAGCACCGCAAGGCCCGCAAGGGCGGCTGGCGGCTGACGGCGGAGTGGATGAACGGGACTTCGGGCGCGGTGGCCGCGCCGCCCGTGACGCCGTACGTCCCCGACCCGGCGCTGCCGGCGGCGGTGATGTGCGACATCGACGGCACGCTCGCACTGACCGGCGACCGGGGTCCGTACGACTTCACGCGCTGCGAGCTCGACCTGCTCAACGAGCCGGTGCGGCACGCGCTGGACGCCTTCCGGCGCGCGGACGGCGACGTCATCGTGCTCCTGTCGGGCCGCAGCGAGGAGCACCGGCAGCAGACCGAGTCCTGGCTGCGCCGCCACCAGGTGCCGTACGACGAGCTCTGGATGCGCGCGAAGGGGGACACGCGCCGCGACGACGTGGTCAAGGCGGAGCTGTTCGACGCGCACGTGCGCCATCGCTACGCGGTGCGGGTGTCGCTGGACGACCGCGACCGGGTCGTCGCCATCTGGCGCCGCATGGGCCTGCCCACCTGGCAGGTCAACTACGGCGACTTCTAG
- a CDS encoding Rossmann-fold NAD(P)-binding domain-containing protein, whose protein sequence is MNVILFGATGMLGRGVLRECLRDDSVDSVLAIGRSPLGVTHPKLRERVQDDPSDLSAAGVDPAAYDACFFCLGASSVGMKEEDYRRVTHGLTLAVARPLAAANPGMTFVYVSGEGTDSTGRGRSMWARVKGKTENDLLELPFRAYMFRPGIVQPVRGVPSRTRLYRVLYAVTAPLVPLLRRFAPDLVITSEAFGRAMIAVATPGTEVPGHILRPADINRLGGAPTRHN, encoded by the coding sequence GTGAACGTCATCCTCTTCGGCGCGACCGGGATGCTCGGCCGGGGCGTCCTGCGCGAATGCCTGCGCGACGACTCGGTCGACAGCGTCCTGGCCATCGGGCGCTCCCCGCTCGGAGTCACCCACCCCAAGCTGCGCGAGCGGGTGCAGGACGACCCGTCCGACCTGTCCGCCGCCGGGGTCGACCCGGCCGCCTACGACGCCTGCTTCTTCTGCCTGGGCGCCTCCTCCGTCGGCATGAAGGAGGAGGACTACCGGCGCGTCACCCACGGCCTGACCCTCGCGGTCGCCCGGCCGCTCGCAGCGGCCAACCCGGGCATGACCTTCGTCTACGTCTCCGGGGAGGGCACGGACAGCACCGGACGGGGCCGTTCCATGTGGGCCCGCGTCAAGGGGAAGACCGAGAACGACCTGCTGGAACTCCCCTTCCGCGCCTACATGTTCCGCCCCGGCATCGTCCAGCCGGTACGCGGGGTCCCGTCCAGGACCCGGCTCTACCGCGTCCTCTACGCCGTCACCGCACCGCTGGTCCCGCTGCTGCGGCGGTTCGCGCCGGACCTCGTCATCACCTCCGAGGCCTTCGGCCGCGCCATGATCGCCGTCGCCACTCCCGGCACCGAGGTGCCCGGCCACATCCTGCGGCCCGCTGACATCAACCGCCTGGGAGGCGCCCCGACCAGGCATAATTGA
- a CDS encoding VOC family protein: MAYTFQVTIDSPDPHPLADWWADALGWEVEPSDEPFIRGLIAAGHATEDDTTTHRGILVWKSGAAIRHPEGLAGAPRILFQLVQEPKTVKNRVHLDVRTGDDDPKELVERLVAKGAKHLHEGRQGPSTWTTLADPQGNELCVSH, translated from the coding sequence ATGGCGTACACGTTCCAGGTGACCATCGACTCGCCCGACCCGCACCCGCTCGCCGACTGGTGGGCCGACGCCCTCGGCTGGGAAGTGGAGCCCAGCGACGAGCCGTTCATCCGCGGCCTGATCGCGGCGGGGCACGCGACCGAGGACGACACCACCACCCACCGCGGCATCCTCGTCTGGAAGTCGGGCGCGGCGATCCGCCACCCCGAGGGCCTGGCAGGCGCGCCGCGCATCCTCTTCCAGCTCGTCCAGGAGCCCAAGACCGTCAAGAACCGGGTGCACCTCGACGTCCGCACCGGTGACGACGACCCGAAGGAGCTGGTCGAGCGCCTCGTCGCCAAGGGGGCGAAGCACCTCCACGAGGGCCGCCAGGGCCCCAGCACGTGGACGACCCTCGCCGACCCCCAGGGCAACGAACTCTGCGTCTCCCACTGA
- a CDS encoding tellurite resistance/C4-dicarboxylate transporter family protein has product MSILPGPGWWAGLPPAAGAAVMATGIISVALHMTGHETSSLVALVIAVALWLVLAVDFTARLVGDHGRFRAEADTPAALTAVAATTVIGTRLSLLGWQTAAAALLALAAVLWPGLLFNVVRHWRRRMPGGAFLGCVATQGLAVLAAVLAAACHQDWPARAALAAFCLGLLLYVAALFRFDLREVVGGAGDHWVAGGALSISALAGSKLTASPVWSGSAHAALRTVTLVTLALSLVWYVVLLAAELRHPRPRYDIRRWATVFPLGMTATACLSVAGPAGIAWLVPLGEFLLWIAVVAWVVTVAVLVSSHAAARRPPHRGGPPA; this is encoded by the coding sequence GTGAGCATCCTCCCTGGCCCGGGCTGGTGGGCCGGTCTCCCGCCGGCGGCGGGAGCCGCCGTCATGGCCACGGGCATCATCTCCGTAGCCCTGCACATGACGGGACACGAGACCTCGTCGCTGGTCGCCCTGGTCATCGCCGTCGCCCTGTGGCTCGTACTCGCCGTCGACTTCACGGCCCGGCTCGTGGGCGACCACGGGCGGTTCCGTGCCGAGGCCGACACCCCGGCCGCCCTGACGGCCGTCGCCGCGACCACCGTCATCGGCACCCGGCTCTCCCTCCTCGGCTGGCAGACCGCGGCCGCCGCCCTGCTCGCACTGGCCGCGGTGCTCTGGCCCGGTCTCCTGTTCAACGTCGTACGGCACTGGCGCCGGCGCATGCCCGGAGGTGCCTTCCTCGGCTGCGTGGCCACACAGGGGCTCGCGGTGCTCGCTGCCGTCCTCGCGGCCGCCTGCCACCAGGACTGGCCGGCCCGGGCGGCGCTGGCCGCCTTCTGCCTCGGGCTGCTGCTGTACGTGGCCGCCCTCTTCAGGTTCGACCTGCGCGAGGTGGTCGGCGGTGCGGGCGACCACTGGGTGGCGGGCGGGGCGCTCTCCATCTCCGCCCTGGCCGGCTCCAAGCTCACCGCGTCCCCCGTATGGTCGGGTTCGGCGCACGCGGCCCTGCGTACCGTCACGCTCGTCACGCTCGCCCTGTCCCTCGTCTGGTACGTCGTCCTCTTGGCCGCCGAGCTGCGCCACCCCCGGCCGCGCTACGACATCCGGCGCTGGGCCACCGTCTTCCCCCTCGGTATGACGGCCACCGCCTGCCTCTCCGTCGCCGGACCGGCCGGCATCGCCTGGCTGGTGCCGCTGGGGGAGTTCCTGCTCTGGATCGCCGTGGTGGCCTGGGTGGTCACCGTCGCCGTTCTCGTCTCCTCCCACGCCGCCGCCCGGCGCCCGCCCCACCGGGGCGGCCCGCCGGCGTGA
- a CDS encoding DoxX family protein: MNARLDHAQPYAVGLFRIVTGLLFASHGAASLFGVLGGAHGGGTVAAGTWPGWYAAAIQLVAGALVLLGLGTRAAAFVASGSMAYAYFTVHQPGALWPLQNGGEASAMFCWAFLLLVFTGPGALALDSLFASRTSPSSGHRDESRPETVTA; encoded by the coding sequence ATGAACGCACGTCTCGACCACGCCCAGCCCTACGCCGTCGGCCTGTTCCGGATCGTCACGGGCCTGCTGTTCGCCTCGCACGGGGCGGCCTCCCTCTTCGGCGTCCTCGGCGGCGCCCACGGCGGCGGCACCGTCGCGGCCGGCACCTGGCCCGGCTGGTACGCGGCCGCCATCCAGCTGGTCGCCGGCGCCCTGGTCCTCCTGGGCCTGGGCACCCGCGCGGCCGCCTTCGTCGCCTCCGGATCCATGGCGTACGCGTACTTCACGGTGCATCAGCCCGGTGCGCTCTGGCCGCTGCAGAACGGCGGCGAGGCCTCCGCGATGTTCTGCTGGGCCTTCCTGCTCCTGGTGTTCACCGGACCCGGCGCGCTCGCGCTGGACTCCCTGTTCGCGTCGCGCACCTCGCCCTCCTCCGGGCACCGCGACGAGTCCCGCCCGGAGACCGTGACCGCCTAA
- a CDS encoding YdeI/OmpD-associated family protein, which produces MDELNGVEIVGFEDAEAFESWLAEHHTRQEGVWIKLAKKKSGIPSVTDDELVDIGLCYGWISGQRRSLDELHYLQKYVPRRPRSLWSQVNVDKVAALTAAGRMREPGLAEVRRAQADGRWVAAYASQRTAGVPQDLEAALEARPEARAAFEALDRTGRYLVALPLLQALTPETRQTRLERAVRLLAGDPPQ; this is translated from the coding sequence ATGGACGAACTCAACGGGGTGGAGATCGTCGGCTTCGAGGACGCCGAGGCGTTCGAGAGCTGGCTCGCCGAGCACCACACGCGCCAGGAAGGGGTGTGGATCAAGCTCGCGAAGAAGAAGTCCGGCATCCCGTCGGTCACCGATGACGAACTCGTCGACATCGGGCTCTGCTACGGCTGGATCTCCGGGCAGCGCCGCTCTCTCGACGAGCTCCACTACCTGCAGAAGTACGTGCCCCGCCGGCCGAGGAGCCTGTGGTCCCAGGTCAACGTGGACAAGGTGGCGGCGCTGACCGCCGCGGGCCGGATGCGTGAACCGGGGCTCGCCGAGGTCCGCAGGGCGCAGGCGGACGGCCGCTGGGTCGCCGCCTACGCCTCGCAGCGGACCGCGGGGGTGCCGCAGGACCTCGAGGCGGCACTCGAAGCGCGCCCCGAGGCCCGTGCGGCCTTCGAGGCGCTGGACCGGACCGGGCGCTACCTGGTGGCCCTGCCCCTGCTCCAGGCGCTGACGCCGGAGACCAGGCAGACCCGGCTGGAGCGGGCCGTGCGCCTGCTGGCCGGTGACCCTCCGCAGTGA
- a CDS encoding DUF5997 family protein: MTSHQNTQTMKPATAAKKLGVYLEATPAEFQEGVVSRSELSALQADPPEWLQELRRNGPHPRPVVASKLGVSIAGLARGGVTEPLTTEQIEALKQESPEWLQRERATQADVRKEAVRIKERNAERAEKRNQES; encoded by the coding sequence ATGACGTCGCACCAGAACACCCAGACGATGAAGCCCGCGACCGCGGCGAAGAAGCTGGGCGTGTACCTCGAGGCCACCCCCGCAGAGTTCCAGGAGGGTGTCGTCTCGCGCAGTGAATTGAGTGCGCTCCAGGCCGACCCGCCCGAGTGGCTCCAGGAGCTGCGCCGCAACGGTCCGCACCCCCGCCCGGTGGTCGCCTCCAAGCTGGGCGTCTCCATCGCGGGCCTCGCCCGTGGCGGAGTCACCGAGCCCCTCACCACCGAACAGATCGAAGCGCTGAAGCAGGAGTCCCCCGAGTGGCTCCAGCGGGAGCGGGCCACCCAGGCCGACGTCCGCAAGGAAGCGGTGCGGATCAAGGAGCGCAACGCGGAGCGGGCCGAGAAGCGCAACCAGGAGTCCTGA
- a CDS encoding LysR substrate-binding domain-containing protein, with product MTGSEVPHAFRLAYVPGVTPAKWVRIWNERLPDVPLTLSQVSSAEVFGVLRAGDADAGFVRLPVDRTDLSAIPLYTETTVVVVPKDHLVAAAEEVTTADLADEVVWHPLDDTLAWDELPGQPAIERPATTADAIELVAAGVGVLVVPQSLARLHHRRDLTYRPVSDAPTSRVALSWPQEEPTPDLVEEFIGIVRGRTVNSTRGRQPTPAQPKAKRKPSEKATGTGKGGGAGARRGSGAGKPASGKSAGKNPRGGSGGAKGSGGAKGGKPRRRP from the coding sequence GTGACAGGCTCGGAAGTACCCCATGCGTTTCGGCTCGCTTATGTCCCGGGCGTGACCCCTGCCAAGTGGGTACGGATCTGGAACGAGCGGCTGCCCGACGTCCCGCTGACCCTCTCCCAGGTTTCCTCCGCCGAGGTGTTCGGCGTCCTGCGCGCCGGTGACGCCGACGCGGGATTCGTCCGGCTCCCGGTGGACCGTACGGACCTCAGCGCGATCCCCCTCTACACCGAGACCACCGTGGTCGTCGTCCCCAAGGACCATCTCGTGGCGGCGGCCGAGGAGGTCACCACCGCGGACCTCGCCGACGAGGTCGTGTGGCATCCCCTCGACGACACCCTCGCCTGGGACGAGCTGCCGGGACAGCCCGCGATCGAGCGGCCCGCCACGACGGCGGACGCGATCGAGCTGGTGGCGGCGGGCGTGGGCGTACTCGTCGTACCCCAGTCCCTGGCCCGTCTGCACCACCGCAGGGACCTCACCTACCGGCCGGTCTCGGACGCGCCCACGTCGCGGGTCGCGCTGTCGTGGCCGCAGGAGGAGCCCACTCCCGATCTGGTGGAGGAGTTCATCGGGATCGTCCGCGGCCGGACGGTGAACAGCACGCGGGGCCGTCAGCCGACGCCTGCGCAGCCGAAGGCGAAGCGCAAGCCGTCGGAGAAGGCCACGGGTACGGGCAAGGGCGGCGGCGCCGGTGCCCGGCGCGGGTCCGGAGCCGGAAAGCCCGCGTCCGGGAAGTCGGCGGGGAAGAATCCGCGCGGTGGCTCCGGCGGGGCCAAGGGCAGCGGCGGAGCCAAGGGCGGCAAGCCCCGCCGGCGTCCGTAG
- a CDS encoding PP2C family protein-serine/threonine phosphatase — MDLRPPLTRHHRSRQLSHAQLAAPFVLIAVVTVVDVLAPPEVHLGPFLAAAPAMTASFAGPRMTGFVGLVAVLAQVIVSVTRTTLTDLNHTFQIIALVMISVFVTFFAHLREVHEKEVVQLRTVAETAQQVVLRPLRDRIGPLGVASVYLAAAAEAQIGGDLYAAARTATGTRLIIGDVRGKGLEAVGDAALVLGAFRASAHQEAELSGLVDYLEAAVSADLDGGDEGESFVTAAVLEIPDDEPVLRLVSCGHPPPLVLLRDGGAVGLEVARSAPPLGLAGLVAGAVTAQTFAFGPGDVLLLYTDGVLEARDRAGTFYPLAERAAAWTGMHPQALLDHLCEDLLAHAAGNTLDDDAAMVAVERPAGPAGPAQP, encoded by the coding sequence ATGGATCTCCGGCCGCCGCTCACGCGTCACCACCGGTCCCGGCAGCTGAGCCACGCCCAGCTGGCGGCCCCGTTCGTGCTCATCGCCGTCGTGACGGTGGTCGACGTCCTCGCTCCGCCAGAGGTGCACCTCGGGCCGTTCCTGGCCGCCGCACCGGCCATGACGGCTTCGTTCGCGGGGCCCCGGATGACGGGGTTCGTGGGTCTGGTGGCCGTGCTGGCCCAGGTGATCGTCTCGGTGACGCGCACCACCCTGACCGACCTGAACCACACCTTCCAGATCATCGCGCTCGTCATGATCTCGGTCTTCGTGACCTTCTTCGCCCACCTGCGGGAGGTGCACGAGAAGGAGGTGGTGCAGCTGCGCACGGTGGCCGAGACCGCCCAGCAGGTGGTCCTGCGGCCGCTGCGCGACCGGATCGGCCCGCTGGGCGTCGCGTCGGTGTACCTGGCCGCGGCGGCGGAGGCCCAGATCGGCGGCGACCTGTACGCGGCCGCCCGTACGGCCACGGGGACGCGGCTGATCATCGGCGATGTCCGCGGCAAGGGCCTCGAGGCGGTCGGGGACGCCGCGCTCGTGCTCGGCGCCTTCCGGGCCTCCGCCCACCAGGAGGCCGAGCTCTCCGGCCTGGTGGACTACCTGGAGGCCGCGGTCTCCGCGGACCTGGACGGCGGGGACGAGGGCGAGAGCTTCGTGACCGCGGCCGTGCTGGAGATCCCGGACGACGAACCGGTGCTGCGCCTGGTCAGCTGCGGGCATCCGCCGCCGCTGGTCCTGCTCCGGGACGGCGGAGCCGTGGGGCTCGAGGTGGCCCGGTCCGCGCCGCCGCTGGGTCTCGCCGGGCTCGTGGCCGGGGCGGTCACCGCCCAGACCTTTGCCTTCGGGCCCGGTGACGTCCTGCTCCTGTACACGGACGGCGTCCTGGAGGCGCGCGACCGGGCGGGCACCTTCTACCCCCTCGCGGAGCGCGCCGCCGCGTGGACCGGCATGCACCCGCAGGCGCTGCTGGACCACCTGTGCGAGGACCTGCTCGCGCACGCGGCCGGGAACACCCTCGACGACGACGCCGCGATGGTCGCGGTCGAGCGCCCCGCGGGGCCCGCGGGGCCTGCGCAGCCCTGA
- a CDS encoding VOC family protein has product MLTIGTIVMGAADVRRAAEFWSGALGYVPRDGEVDDGWTVLVPADGGGPGLALGRSTTPVQERPRVHLDLYAADAAQQAAEVARLVALGARHVDWDSYPQDPDFVVLADPEGNRFCVIDATHG; this is encoded by the coding sequence ATGCTGACCATCGGAACGATCGTCATGGGCGCCGCGGACGTGCGGCGGGCCGCGGAATTCTGGTCCGGGGCGCTGGGTTACGTACCGCGCGACGGCGAGGTGGACGACGGCTGGACCGTCCTGGTCCCGGCCGACGGCGGCGGGCCCGGACTGGCGCTCGGGCGCAGCACCACGCCCGTTCAGGAACGCCCCCGCGTCCACCTCGACCTGTACGCGGCGGACGCGGCCCAGCAGGCGGCGGAGGTGGCGCGCCTGGTGGCGCTGGGGGCCCGGCACGTGGACTGGGACTCGTACCCGCAGGACCCGGACTTCGTGGTGCTGGCGGACCCTGAGGGCAACCGCTTCTGCGTGATCGACGCGACCCACGGCTGA
- a CDS encoding cellulose binding domain-containing protein — MGSTVGHRRRTSRTARVTGAIVAAAVIGGAAFALTGTAHAGSVGAVYTKSSSWSGGYTGQYVITNSTGQAQSGWTLEFDLPPGTKIDSLWNGTHTAAGQRVTVKPASWNGQLAAGASVTVGFVASGSGAPGDPTGCRINGVKCSVDQGATAQPSGRPTARPTATAAPTTAPTASPTSAAPTRTASPSPTATAPAPVGGGARFAPYVDTSLYPAYDLLDTAAQTGVKEFHLAFITSGGSCAPKWGGVTDLANDKVAAQIGALRAKGGDVRVSFGGAAGHELALNCATVDDLAAAYAKVVDHYRLTKVDFDIEGAALPDTAANARRAQAIAKLQKAHPGLDVAFTLPVMPEGLTQPGVALLADARKNGVRVDAVNIMAMDYGPAYSGDMGQYAIQAATATQAQIKGVLGLSDAAAWKAVAVTPMIGVNDVTSEIFTVADATQLVEFAASKGIGRLAMWSSTRDKQCAAGAVNHADATCSSILQQPLAFTRAFAALK; from the coding sequence ATGGGCAGCACAGTCGGTCACCGGCGCAGGACGAGTCGTACGGCGAGGGTCACGGGCGCGATCGTGGCGGCGGCGGTGATCGGCGGTGCGGCCTTCGCGCTCACCGGGACCGCCCACGCCGGCTCCGTCGGCGCCGTCTACACGAAGTCCAGCTCCTGGAGCGGTGGTTACACCGGGCAGTACGTCATCACCAACAGCACCGGGCAGGCGCAGTCGGGCTGGACGCTGGAGTTCGACCTGCCGCCGGGCACGAAGATCGACTCGCTCTGGAACGGCACCCACACCGCCGCCGGGCAGCGCGTCACCGTGAAGCCCGCGAGCTGGAACGGGCAGCTGGCGGCCGGCGCCTCCGTCACCGTCGGCTTCGTCGCGAGCGGCTCCGGGGCGCCGGGCGACCCGACCGGCTGCCGCATCAACGGGGTGAAGTGCTCCGTGGACCAGGGCGCGACGGCCCAGCCGAGCGGGCGCCCCACCGCCCGTCCCACCGCCACCGCGGCTCCGACCACGGCCCCGACCGCGTCACCCACCTCCGCCGCGCCGACCCGGACCGCGTCGCCCTCCCCCACGGCGACCGCCCCCGCCCCCGTCGGCGGCGGGGCGCGCTTCGCCCCGTACGTGGACACCTCGCTGTACCCCGCGTACGACCTGCTGGACACCGCCGCGCAGACCGGCGTGAAGGAGTTCCACCTGGCCTTCATCACCTCCGGCGGAAGCTGCGCACCGAAGTGGGGCGGCGTCACCGATCTCGCGAACGACAAGGTCGCCGCGCAGATCGGCGCGCTGCGCGCCAAGGGCGGCGACGTCCGGGTGTCCTTCGGCGGAGCCGCCGGGCACGAACTCGCCCTGAACTGCGCCACCGTGGACGACCTCGCCGCCGCCTACGCAAAGGTCGTCGACCACTACCGACTCACCAAGGTCGACTTCGACATCGAGGGCGCGGCCCTGCCGGACACGGCCGCCAACGCCCGCCGCGCGCAGGCCATCGCCAAGCTCCAGAAGGCCCACCCGGGCCTCGACGTGGCCTTCACCCTGCCCGTGATGCCCGAGGGCCTGACCCAGCCGGGCGTGGCGCTGCTGGCCGACGCCCGGAAGAACGGCGTCCGCGTCGACGCCGTCAACATCATGGCGATGGACTACGGTCCCGCGTACAGCGGGGACATGGGGCAGTACGCGATCCAGGCCGCGACGGCCACCCAGGCCCAGATCAAGGGGGTGCTCGGGCTCTCCGACGCCGCGGCGTGGAAGGCCGTGGCCGTCACGCCGATGATCGGCGTCAACGACGTGACCAGCGAGATCTTCACCGTCGCGGACGCGACGCAGCTCGTGGAGTTCGCGGCGTCGAAGGGGATCGGCAGGCTGGCGATGTGGTCCTCCACGCGTGACAAGCAGTGCGCGGCCGGAGCCGTCAACCACGCGGACGCCACGTGCAGTTCGATCCTCCAGCAGCCGCTGGCCTTCACCAGGGCGTTCGCCGCCCTCAAGTAG
- a CDS encoding helix-turn-helix transcriptional regulator, with the protein MRRPGERGGFGWDIAQEAGTLCEGEVLPRLGTLYGVLDRLSAEGLIEPDHDEVHRGRLRRYYRLTGEGEGALAAEARRMAAAQVAARRLDARRALRGTRPEAAPRAS; encoded by the coding sequence GTGCGGCGACCCGGAGAACGGGGCGGCTTCGGCTGGGACATCGCACAGGAGGCCGGAACCCTGTGCGAGGGCGAGGTCCTGCCGCGGCTCGGCACGCTGTACGGGGTACTGGACCGGCTATCGGCCGAAGGCCTCATCGAACCGGACCACGACGAGGTGCACCGCGGGCGGCTGCGCCGGTACTACCGCCTGACCGGAGAAGGGGAAGGGGCGCTGGCTGCGGAGGCGCGGCGCATGGCGGCGGCGCAGGTCGCGGCGCGGCGCCTCGACGCCCGGCGGGCTCTCCGCGGCACCCGCCCGGAAGCCGCCCCGAGAGCCTCGTGA